Sequence from the Acidobacteriota bacterium genome:
GTTTGGCGGCAGGCCGACCGCTATCACGTGCCGCGAGTCGCCTTCATCAACAAAATGGACCGTACCGGTGCCAACTTTGCGGGTGTCACCGAACAGATCCGGGAGAAGCTGGCGGCCAACGCGGTCCCGGTCCAGCTGCCGCTGGGCGCTGAAGAGAGCTTTGCCGGGGTCATCGATCTGGTGCGAATGAAGGCCTACAACTACAAGGACGAAACCCTGGGTGCCGAGTACTTCGAGGAAGACATTCCGAAAGACTACCGGGCCGAGGTGGACGAGTACCGCGAACGTCTGTTCGAGGCAGTGGCCGAGACTTCAGAGGAGTTCCTCGACCACTACCTGGCCGAGGGCAGCCTCGAGGAGGACCAGATTCTCCGCGGTCTCCGGATCGGCACCATCGCCGGTTCGCTGGTGCCGGTGCTCTGCGGTTCTGCCTTCAAGAACAAGGGTGTACAGCCGTTGCTCGACGCGATCGTCGACTATCTTCCGTCGCCGCTCGACATCCCGCCGATCGAGGGTTTTCTCCCAGAGGGCGTGAAGGGCAGCAACGTCCGCCGTGCCGATGACGAGGAGCCCTTTGCCGCGCTGGTCTTCAAGATCATGACTGATCCCTATGTTGGCCGGCTCGCCTTCATTCGTACTTACTCGGGCGACCTGGCCACCGGCTCGTCGGTGATCAATGCCGCCACCGGCAAGTCCGAACGGATCGGTCGCCTGCTCAAGATGCACGCCAACAAGCGCGAGGAGATCTCAGAGGTCTGCGCCGGTGACATCTGTGCCGTGGTTGGGCTACGCAATGCTGGCACTGGCGATACCCTGTGCGACCGCAAGCACCCGATCGTGCTCGAGGCGATGCAGTTCCCCGAACCAGTCATCTCGGTCGCCATCGAGCCCAGGACCACCGCCGATCAAGAGCACTTGGCCGAAGCACTGGCCAAGCTCACTCAGGAAGATCCGACCTTCCGCGTCACGGTCGACGAGGAAACCGGGCAGACGATCATTTCCGGGATGGGAGAGCTCCATCTCGAGATCATCGTCGACCGGTTGATGCGCGAACACAAGATCGGCGCGAAGGTCGGTCGCCCGCAGGTTGCCTATCGCGAGGCCATCACCAAGGAGGCCGATGGCAAGGGCGAGTTCATCCGCCAGACCGGAGGCAAGGGCCAGTACGGCCAGGTCAGGATTCGCATCTGGCCTTTGACCG
This genomic interval carries:
- the fusA gene encoding elongation factor G; translated protein: MPRVIPLSNVRNIGIMAHIDAGKTTTTERVLYYTGINYKIGEVHDGTATMDWMPQEQERGITITSAATTCFWRDHRINIIDTPGHVDFTAEVERSLRVLDGAVAVFCAVGGVEPQSETVWRQADRYHVPRVAFINKMDRTGANFAGVTEQIREKLAANAVPVQLPLGAEESFAGVIDLVRMKAYNYKDETLGAEYFEEDIPKDYRAEVDEYRERLFEAVAETSEEFLDHYLAEGSLEEDQILRGLRIGTIAGSLVPVLCGSAFKNKGVQPLLDAIVDYLPSPLDIPPIEGFLPEGVKGSNVRRADDEEPFAALVFKIMTDPYVGRLAFIRTYSGDLATGSSVINAATGKSERIGRLLKMHANKREEISEVCAGDICAVVGLRNAGTGDTLCDRKHPIVLEAMQFPEPVISVAIEPRTTADQEHLAEALAKLTQEDPTFRVTVDEETGQTIISGMGELHLEIIVDRLMREHKIGAKVGRPQVAYREAITKEADGKGEFIRQTGGKGQYGQVRIRIWPLTDGTEFVFIDEIKQGVIPREFIKPVEIGIREAMDRGILAGYPLMGIGAALYDGSYHEVDSSELAFKVAGSMALMNGAKDAGPVLMEPIMEVEAVTPEEYLGDVIGDLNRRRGRVTSMESRAGYQVATVHVPLSEMFGYATDLRSQTQGRATYSMQFDHYDEVPQRKADEIVARATGVTA